One segment of Ureibacillus thermophilus DNA contains the following:
- a CDS encoding DUF779 domain-containing protein, with protein MVERVIATEAALALIEQLKKKHGPIIFHQSGGCCDGSSPMCYPEGDLIIGDNDILLGEIGGAKFYMHKTQFEYWKHTQLIIDVVDGRGGMFSLESVEGKRFLTRSRAYTSEELAELNQVS; from the coding sequence TTGGTAGAGCGTGTTATTGCGACGGAAGCAGCCTTAGCCCTCATTGAACAGTTAAAGAAAAAACATGGACCAATCATATTCCATCAGTCAGGTGGTTGTTGCGACGGTTCATCACCCATGTGTTATCCGGAAGGCGATTTAATCATTGGCGATAACGATATACTGTTGGGAGAAATTGGTGGAGCCAAATTTTATATGCATAAAACACAATTCGAATATTGGAAGCATACGCAGCTCATCATTGATGTCGTTGATGGTCGAGGGGGAATGTTTAGTTTAGAAAGTGTGGAAGGGAAACGTTTCTTAACAAGGTCGAGAGCGTACACTTCTGAAGAACTTGCGGAATTAAATCAAGTAAGTTGA
- a CDS encoding DUF6904 family protein — translation MLSIQSTERLTGGRISGDYWDLDELINSIYEVIGDENKYYDFQGARQRILGVCLQLRKATRGECNVEFVANGMHKGIERQKDILAPEKNVYFSVEILWPELIFTTLALNDFIDLYNEHIDNNPWNPYITTIRKFQSVVTECLREQLPEEHFNVFIHLMFTKSPKYFRYATQYVDVLNLEYLKLSFEERKENLGAFAIRLMVEDDEYIALKDEILATANLTKHEIHELPIRMKYPEHIEW, via the coding sequence ATGTTATCCATTCAGAGCACAGAACGTTTAACTGGCGGTCGGATCAGCGGAGATTATTGGGATTTGGATGAACTCATCAACTCCATTTATGAAGTTATTGGCGACGAGAATAAATATTATGATTTCCAAGGGGCAAGACAGCGTATTTTAGGGGTTTGTCTTCAATTAAGAAAGGCAACCAGAGGGGAATGTAATGTGGAGTTTGTCGCAAACGGAATGCATAAAGGAATTGAGCGGCAAAAAGATATTCTAGCACCTGAAAAAAATGTCTATTTTTCCGTTGAAATTTTATGGCCGGAATTAATTTTTACAACCCTTGCTTTAAATGACTTTATCGATTTATATAATGAACATATCGACAACAATCCTTGGAACCCATATATCACAACGATTCGAAAGTTCCAGTCCGTCGTGACAGAATGTTTAAGAGAACAGTTGCCAGAAGAACATTTCAATGTCTTTATTCACCTCATGTTTACTAAATCACCAAAATACTTCCGATATGCGACGCAATATGTGGATGTTTTAAACTTGGAATATTTGAAGCTTTCCTTTGAAGAAAGAAAAGAAAATTTAGGAGCCTTTGCCATCCGTTTGATGGTAGAAGATGATGAGTACATTGCTTTAAAAGATGAAATTTTAGCTACTGCTAATCTGACAAAACATGAAATTCATGAATTGCCAATTCGAATGAAATATCCTGAACACATTGAATGGTAA
- the adh gene encoding aldehyde dehydrogenase — MSVLTAAYAFPNTEGAIVNFKEKYDNYIGGKWVPPVNGEYFDNITPVTGKPYTKVARSTAEDIELALDAAHQAKDAWGRTSVAERARILNKIADRMEENLEKLAVAESWENGKPVRETLNADIPLAIDHFRYFAGVIRAQEGSISQIDEHTVAYHFHEPIGVVGQIIPWNFPILMAVWKLAPALAAGNCVVLKPAEQTPTSILVLMELIGDLLPPGVVNIVNGFGLEAGKPLASSPRIGKVAFTGETTTGRLIMQYASQNIIPVTLELGGKSPNIFFEDIFNADDEFLDKAIEGFVLFALNQGEICTCPSRALIHESIYDRFMERALERVKAIKQGNPLDPTTMIGAQASTEQMEKILSYIDIGKQEGAELLIGGERNILDGELAEGYYIQPTVFKGHNKMRIFQEEIFGPVVAVTTFKTTEEALEIANDTMYGLGSGLWTRDMNTAYRVGRGIQAGRVWTNCYHQYPAHAAFGGYKMSGIGRENHKMMLEHYQQTKNLLVSYDPNKLGFF, encoded by the coding sequence ATGTCAGTTTTAACAGCTGCTTATGCATTTCCAAATACTGAAGGGGCTATTGTTAATTTTAAGGAGAAATACGACAACTATATTGGCGGAAAATGGGTGCCTCCTGTAAACGGGGAATATTTTGACAACATAACGCCTGTAACTGGAAAACCATATACAAAAGTCGCTCGTTCAACAGCAGAAGATATTGAGCTTGCCCTTGATGCCGCTCATCAAGCGAAGGATGCTTGGGGAAGAACTTCTGTTGCAGAAAGAGCCAGAATTTTAAATAAAATTGCTGACCGCATGGAAGAAAATTTGGAAAAGTTGGCCGTTGCGGAAAGCTGGGAAAATGGTAAACCGGTTCGGGAAACATTAAATGCGGACATTCCATTAGCGATTGACCATTTCCGTTACTTTGCGGGGGTTATTCGCGCACAAGAAGGCAGCATCAGCCAAATTGATGAACATACAGTAGCATATCATTTCCATGAACCAATTGGCGTAGTGGGGCAAATTATTCCTTGGAACTTCCCAATTCTAATGGCAGTGTGGAAACTGGCACCAGCTCTTGCAGCAGGAAACTGCGTTGTGTTAAAACCTGCTGAGCAAACACCAACTTCTATTTTAGTATTAATGGAACTTATTGGAGATTTATTGCCGCCGGGTGTAGTTAACATTGTAAACGGTTTCGGTCTAGAAGCCGGAAAACCATTAGCATCCAGTCCGCGCATCGGTAAGGTGGCCTTTACTGGAGAAACAACAACAGGAAGACTGATCATGCAATATGCTTCTCAAAATATTATTCCTGTGACATTGGAGCTAGGCGGCAAATCGCCAAACATCTTCTTTGAAGATATATTTAATGCAGACGACGAATTTTTAGATAAAGCCATAGAAGGATTTGTATTATTTGCCCTTAACCAAGGGGAAATATGTACATGCCCTTCAAGAGCATTAATTCATGAATCCATTTACGATCGATTTATGGAACGCGCCCTTGAACGAGTAAAAGCCATTAAGCAAGGAAACCCGTTAGATCCGACTACAATGATTGGGGCTCAAGCATCTACAGAACAAATGGAGAAAATTTTATCTTATATTGATATCGGCAAACAAGAAGGGGCCGAACTGCTAATTGGAGGAGAACGCAACATTTTAGATGGGGAGCTTGCAGAAGGCTATTACATTCAACCAACTGTATTTAAAGGGCATAATAAAATGCGCATTTTCCAAGAAGAAATTTTCGGTCCGGTTGTGGCAGTCACAACTTTTAAAACAACGGAAGAAGCATTGGAAATTGCCAATGATACAATGTACGGCTTAGGCTCAGGTTTATGGACTCGCGATATGAACACTGCTTATCGGGTAGGGCGCGGCATTCAAGCCGGAAGAGTATGGACAAACTGTTACCATCAATATCCTGCTCATGCTGCATTCGGCGGCTATAAAATGAGCGGCATCGGCCGTGAAAATCATAAAATGATGTTAGAACATTATCAACAAACGAAAAACTTGCTAGTAAGCTATGATCCAAATAAACTTGGCTTCTTCTAA
- a CDS encoding DUF4003 family protein gives MDIQFTKGLQDNYNRIANYFGNQFKVGVMISLASKYTLEKREFSGVALQKIVDQMAAYSKKSLSIQRNSPIPYYIAARFLGQDLETCFESLLQRDTALKEAGFHTSPFRLAGAMMLDEDIHLHTKRAKALYDEMHRKQFFLTAKEDIPYVVLLSKENEHPQRQVETMVQYYKGLRKQGFMLGNALQSLAQILTMYSSEYNDMLLQYVVELRHSLNHKGIKIKPLHYPYLGILALNATDHIKIGEIAEWQKTFMELKMFRMAKEFALIVAIQKVIKELVEVQNMVDMKENLFIENLIDALDIALDVLDFFVLPGSVGDLFDFFR, from the coding sequence ATGGATATACAATTTACCAAAGGACTTCAAGACAATTACAATCGGATCGCCAATTATTTTGGAAACCAATTTAAAGTAGGTGTGATGATTTCCCTTGCCAGCAAGTATACCCTTGAAAAAAGAGAATTCAGCGGAGTGGCGCTGCAAAAAATTGTCGACCAAATGGCGGCATACTCAAAAAAGTCTTTGAGCATCCAAAGAAATTCACCAATTCCCTATTACATAGCTGCTCGATTTTTGGGGCAAGATTTAGAAACATGCTTTGAAAGTTTATTGCAAAGGGATACAGCGTTAAAAGAAGCTGGGTTTCATACATCTCCATTTCGGCTGGCGGGTGCGATGATGCTGGATGAAGATATTCACCTTCACACAAAACGGGCAAAAGCTTTATATGATGAAATGCACCGAAAACAATTTTTTTTAACGGCTAAAGAAGATATACCTTATGTAGTTTTATTATCAAAAGAAAATGAACATCCCCAAAGGCAAGTAGAGACAATGGTGCAATATTATAAAGGTTTAAGAAAGCAAGGATTTATGCTAGGTAATGCCCTTCAATCCCTTGCACAGATTTTAACCATGTATAGCTCAGAATATAACGACATGCTTCTTCAGTATGTTGTAGAGCTGCGGCATTCATTGAATCATAAAGGCATTAAAATAAAACCATTACATTATCCTTATTTAGGAATTTTAGCGTTAAATGCAACAGATCATATAAAAATAGGTGAAATTGCCGAATGGCAGAAAACTTTCATGGAATTAAAAATGTTCCGCATGGCAAAGGAATTTGCTTTAATTGTCGCCATCCAAAAAGTCATCAAAGAACTAGTAGAAGTTCAAAATATGGTCGATATGAAAGAAAATCTATTTATTGAAAATTTAATTGATGCTTTGGATATTGCGCTGGATGTCTTAGATTTTTTTGTTTTGCCTGGAAGTGTCGGTGATTTGTTTGATTTCTTCCGTTGA
- a CDS encoding MFS transporter, protein MLTLRKYTIKIVKTFHKKRNFLIPQYLLGGISMFVMFGMLYYLSFLIEETYKIDGFFKGATFLFPLGAMTITSYWTGKRLKTNREELNGLLFLGNILMIGCFFVLVWFHSFSFLLFFITLAFGSMGFILPSINTAVTSSVPDSERGFVVSLYGTCRFLGVALGPVVFERWMDEPQTVFIYSVLILFASFLFFVFSNRKEFFSLFKSFRLGQR, encoded by the coding sequence ATGCTCACATTAAGAAAATATACGATCAAAATTGTAAAAACGTTTCATAAGAAAAGGAATTTCCTGATTCCTCAATATCTTTTGGGAGGGATCAGCATGTTTGTCATGTTCGGAATGTTATATTACCTCTCCTTCTTAATCGAGGAAACCTATAAAATCGATGGTTTTTTTAAAGGCGCCACTTTTTTGTTTCCTCTTGGTGCAATGACCATTACTTCATATTGGACAGGAAAACGGCTTAAAACAAACCGTGAAGAATTGAACGGGCTTCTTTTTCTTGGAAACATACTAATGATTGGATGCTTTTTCGTTTTAGTTTGGTTTCACTCATTTTCATTTTTATTATTCTTCATCACATTGGCGTTTGGAAGTATGGGATTTATTTTGCCGTCCATCAATACGGCAGTTACTTCATCTGTACCGGACTCAGAACGGGGGTTTGTGGTCAGCCTTTATGGAACATGTCGATTTCTCGGGGTAGCATTAGGTCCGGTTGTCTTTGAGCGCTGGATGGATGAGCCGCAAACCGTTTTTATTTATTCCGTTTTAATCCTCTTTGCAAGTTTTCTCTTTTTCGTTTTTTCGAATCGAAAAGAATTTTTTTCCTTGTTTAAATCATTTCGCCTAGGTCAAAGGTGA
- a CDS encoding aldehyde dehydrogenase family protein, with translation MKETKLWINGQWEDAKETYDLTAPYTGEVIAKVAKASVQDVERAIQGAHEAFQSFKKTSAYERAEILYKVVDILKKRKQELAEILASEAAKPITAGLAELDRTIATYQFAAEAAKNVFGETVPMDAAPGGKNRIGYTKRVPLGVVSAITPFNFPFNLVAHKLGPAFAVGNTVVLKPATQTPLSALAMAEIFKEAGLPDGALQIVTGSGGELSDVLVTHPLVKKVTFTGSGAVGMKIKEKVGLRKVTLELGSNAAVIIEPSAPIEKIISRTVSGAFGFSGQVCISLQRIYVHESIYDQFTKAFVEETKKLKLGDPFDPATDLSAMIHPKEVERIKEWIEEAKAQGAKVATGAEFTERTMSPTVMVNVKPDMKIMCLETFAPIVSIVPYKTLDEAIQYVNQSDLGLNAGIYTNVLTDALKAADELEAGAIVINDIPTFRVDHMPYGGVKNSGYGREGIKYAIQEMTDLKFITIKTEI, from the coding sequence ATGAAAGAAACAAAATTATGGATTAACGGCCAGTGGGAGGATGCAAAAGAAACTTATGACTTAACGGCTCCATATACTGGCGAAGTGATTGCCAAAGTAGCGAAGGCTTCTGTTCAAGATGTCGAACGGGCAATTCAAGGGGCGCATGAAGCTTTTCAATCCTTTAAAAAGACAAGCGCCTATGAAAGAGCGGAAATTTTATATAAAGTTGTGGACATCCTGAAGAAACGAAAACAAGAATTAGCTGAAATTCTTGCCAGTGAAGCTGCAAAACCGATTACGGCAGGACTTGCTGAATTGGACCGCACTATTGCAACTTATCAGTTTGCAGCCGAAGCAGCGAAAAATGTGTTTGGTGAAACAGTACCGATGGATGCAGCGCCAGGAGGGAAAAACCGAATCGGTTATACAAAACGTGTTCCGCTAGGTGTTGTATCGGCCATTACGCCATTTAATTTCCCGTTTAACTTAGTGGCCCATAAATTAGGACCAGCCTTTGCAGTAGGGAATACCGTTGTATTGAAACCTGCCACTCAAACGCCGTTAAGTGCATTAGCAATGGCGGAAATTTTTAAAGAAGCCGGCCTCCCAGATGGTGCTTTGCAAATCGTGACGGGCTCAGGCGGAGAGTTGAGCGATGTGCTTGTGACGCATCCTTTAGTGAAAAAAGTGACGTTCACAGGCAGCGGTGCCGTGGGGATGAAAATCAAAGAAAAAGTTGGTTTAAGAAAAGTAACATTGGAATTAGGCTCCAATGCGGCAGTCATTATTGAACCAAGCGCACCAATCGAGAAAATAATCTCTCGCACAGTGAGCGGCGCATTTGGCTTCTCTGGGCAAGTATGTATTTCATTGCAACGAATTTATGTACATGAATCCATTTACGATCAATTTACAAAAGCATTTGTAGAGGAAACGAAAAAATTGAAATTGGGTGATCCTTTTGACCCTGCAACTGACTTAAGCGCAATGATTCATCCGAAAGAAGTGGAGCGCATTAAAGAATGGATTGAAGAAGCGAAGGCGCAAGGGGCAAAGGTGGCGACGGGTGCTGAATTTACAGAACGCACGATGTCGCCAACAGTGATGGTGAATGTAAAACCGGATATGAAAATTATGTGTTTAGAAACCTTCGCACCGATCGTTTCCATTGTTCCTTACAAAACGTTAGATGAAGCCATTCAATATGTGAATCAATCCGATTTAGGTTTAAATGCAGGAATATATACAAATGTATTAACTGATGCGTTAAAAGCGGCCGATGAATTGGAAGCTGGAGCGATTGTGATTAACGATATTCCAACATTCCGCGTGGATCATATGCCGTATGGAGGCGTGAAAAACAGCGGTTATGGACGTGAAGGAATTAAATATGCTATCCAAGAAATGACGGATTTAAAATTCATTACCATTAAAACAGAAATCTAA
- a CDS encoding methyl-accepting chemotaxis protein produces the protein MPLENFQTRPVNWISKLFAQFTMQARLLIVILSLLLLSVSSVAYISYMKSKQTTIELMEQRLEREVKMVYAIAQNLMMIYVGEEEKFQKKMNQVIKGQDAELVQDGLKGDYFILDNKEIKPFSINKNTKLKFTDTLLEKIRQKQNGILHEKINGELYTISFQKVQEFKGIYVIAIPQKIYMKDINEMAKYIFILVVISLSLTSLTVILIVRSLTKPLSNLREVMRKAREGNLDLHVEVKTTTPEITSLVKSFHAMIRQMKELLSNISNTTSNLSVTGKVLREVSDQVLEENEQLLEAIHVVKNGAEQTAGSSEDSIQRFQEMKKSIYTIFTHMNQMIEKAQVMNKSADNGEKSVGKMVKTITAFENEFSGVKSAVENVKNYSASIANVVTLIQQIAEQTKLLALNATIEAARAGEAGKGFVVVANEVRKLAEQSSEATEHITKTIAEMESISNHASLEFQKMVNNVTNYISIATDSQKSFDTLMMEIEAVSGMIVKVQEELNVLNDTLPKMETTAENLVSVAQETLASAEEMMAASHDQMEKVKKSHEAGERLTLLSESLEKLTRQFQFTKQN, from the coding sequence TTGCCTTTAGAAAACTTTCAGACTAGACCAGTGAATTGGATTAGCAAATTATTCGCTCAATTTACCATGCAGGCCCGGCTGTTAATCGTAATATTAAGTCTGCTGCTTCTGTCGGTTTCCTCAGTTGCTTACATTTCTTACATGAAATCGAAGCAAACGACGATTGAGTTAATGGAGCAACGATTAGAAAGAGAAGTGAAAATGGTATATGCAATCGCACAAAATTTGATGATGATTTATGTAGGCGAAGAAGAGAAATTTCAAAAAAAGATGAATCAAGTAATCAAAGGTCAGGATGCGGAACTTGTCCAAGATGGATTAAAAGGAGATTATTTTATCCTTGACAATAAAGAAATAAAGCCCTTTAGCATCAATAAAAACACAAAATTGAAATTTACTGACACACTTCTTGAAAAGATTCGCCAAAAACAAAATGGGATTCTCCACGAGAAAATAAATGGCGAACTATATACGATCTCTTTTCAAAAGGTACAAGAATTTAAAGGAATTTATGTCATTGCGATTCCGCAAAAGATTTATATGAAAGATATTAATGAGATGGCAAAATACATATTTATTTTGGTTGTCATAAGCCTTTCGCTAACCTCACTTACTGTTATTTTGATTGTTAGAAGTTTAACAAAGCCGCTTTCTAATCTTCGCGAGGTTATGAGAAAAGCAAGGGAAGGCAATTTAGATCTGCATGTTGAAGTCAAAACAACAACTCCTGAGATCACATCTTTAGTGAAAAGTTTCCATGCAATGATTCGTCAGATGAAAGAACTCTTATCGAATATTTCAAATACGACTTCGAATCTTTCAGTAACCGGTAAAGTGCTGAGGGAAGTTTCTGATCAAGTACTCGAAGAAAATGAACAGCTTTTAGAGGCTATACATGTTGTGAAAAACGGGGCGGAACAAACCGCCGGAAGTTCTGAAGATAGCATTCAAAGATTCCAGGAAATGAAAAAATCAATTTACACAATATTTACTCATATGAATCAAATGATTGAAAAAGCTCAAGTCATGAACAAATCTGCAGATAACGGAGAAAAAAGCGTCGGAAAAATGGTCAAAACGATTACCGCCTTTGAGAATGAATTTTCAGGAGTTAAGTCAGCAGTTGAGAATGTAAAAAATTATTCGGCTTCCATTGCCAACGTTGTGACATTAATTCAACAAATCGCAGAACAGACAAAACTTCTTGCGCTAAATGCAACAATTGAAGCAGCGCGAGCTGGAGAAGCAGGGAAAGGATTTGTAGTTGTGGCCAATGAGGTCAGGAAACTTGCTGAACAATCGTCCGAAGCTACTGAGCATATTACAAAAACGATTGCAGAGATGGAATCGATATCAAATCATGCATCATTGGAATTTCAGAAAATGGTAAATAATGTAACAAATTATATTTCAATCGCTACCGATAGCCAGAAATCTTTTGATACTTTAATGATGGAGATCGAAGCTGTCAGTGGAATGATTGTGAAAGTTCAAGAAGAATTGAATGTTTTAAATGATACTTTACCGAAAATGGAAACAACGGCTGAAAATTTAGTCTCTGTCGCACAAGAAACGCTGGCAAGCGCTGAAGAAATGATGGCTGCTTCACATGATCAAATGGAAAAAGTAAAGAAAAGTCATGAAGCCGGTGAACGATTAACACTTTTGTCAGAGTCGCTTGAGAAACTTACAAGACAATTTCAATTCACAAAACAAAATTAA
- a CDS encoding ABC transporter ATP-binding protein, translating to MLKVNNIDVYYGNIHALKNVSLEVNEGEIVTLIGANGAGKTTLLKTLSGLLKPKHGTILYNKQQIGGKPAQTIVKNGVIHVPEGRRVFANMTVEENLDLGAYLRKDRDGMKKDLNHVFELFPILKERRKQLAGTLSGGEQQMLAIGRAIMSKPKLLLLDEPSMGLAPLIVQQIFEIIQSINKEGTTILLVEQNAHMALSIADRAYVIETGKIVLSGKAKELQESEEVKAAYLGGI from the coding sequence ATGCTCAAAGTAAATAATATTGACGTATATTATGGGAATATTCATGCATTGAAAAATGTCTCCTTGGAGGTAAATGAAGGTGAGATTGTTACGTTAATCGGTGCAAACGGTGCAGGAAAGACTACATTATTGAAAACTTTGTCCGGTTTATTAAAACCAAAGCACGGAACCATTTTATATAACAAGCAGCAAATTGGAGGAAAGCCGGCTCAAACCATTGTAAAAAACGGTGTCATTCATGTACCTGAAGGACGCAGAGTATTCGCCAATATGACCGTTGAAGAAAATTTGGATTTAGGTGCGTATCTTCGGAAAGATCGGGATGGCATGAAAAAAGATTTAAATCATGTATTTGAATTGTTCCCGATTTTAAAAGAACGAAGAAAACAATTGGCTGGTACTTTATCCGGCGGGGAACAACAGATGTTGGCGATAGGAAGAGCCATAATGTCCAAACCGAAGCTATTGCTGTTGGATGAACCTTCGATGGGTCTTGCGCCATTAATCGTTCAGCAAATCTTTGAAATCATTCAATCGATTAATAAAGAAGGAACAACGATTTTACTTGTTGAGCAAAATGCCCATATGGCGTTATCGATTGCAGACCGGGCATATGTAATTGAAACAGGAAAAATCGTGTTATCTGGAAAAGCGAAAGAGCTTCAAGAAAGTGAAGAAGTAAAAGCTGCTTATTTAGGAGGCATATAA
- a CDS encoding AAA family ATPase: MRKLRSNEVFKPGSFPKYTYVSRKSSGFGFTYETRLKQALNTPGYLTSIIGPSKTGKTVLCEKVIEPQNMVSLTGSDFKNAKDFWEVVANKVGLPLEGEYSETTVLKGTDNNPEDKSISTREKYGSNKDKVIEFFKENNLVLVLDDFHYAPEEVQLDIAYQLKDAIRREFKAVVISLPHRADDAIRKNPDLSGRLNLINIEPWQEDELKEIAITGFEQLGIKISDELASKMALESLTSPQLMQSICLNLSLILNIDEDESIKEINDEKKLEESYRFTTINLPYQEVVKKLMAGPSTRGQERKKYQLKNGEKADIYHILLKAIAQNPPVVSLSVDEMKERIDQLLVINSKEKIEKNKIRDSLQKLHDIMFSSEPIYQVFEWKDNQIFILDPLFLFFLRWGTY, translated from the coding sequence TTGAGAAAGCTTCGTTCTAATGAAGTGTTCAAACCGGGATCATTTCCGAAATACACATACGTTTCTAGAAAGTCTTCGGGTTTCGGTTTTACGTATGAAACACGTTTGAAGCAAGCTCTTAATACACCGGGATATTTAACGTCCATTATTGGTCCATCTAAAACAGGGAAGACTGTCTTATGTGAGAAAGTGATCGAACCGCAAAATATGGTTTCTTTAACAGGTAGTGATTTTAAAAATGCAAAAGATTTTTGGGAAGTTGTTGCAAATAAAGTCGGTTTGCCTCTTGAAGGAGAATACTCAGAAACGACTGTGCTAAAAGGCACTGATAATAATCCAGAAGATAAATCAATTTCTACTCGAGAAAAGTATGGATCAAACAAGGATAAAGTGATTGAATTTTTTAAAGAAAATAACCTTGTGTTAGTTCTAGATGATTTCCATTATGCTCCTGAAGAGGTGCAGTTAGATATCGCTTATCAATTAAAAGATGCCATTAGAAGAGAATTTAAAGCTGTGGTTATATCACTACCTCATAGAGCGGATGACGCCATTAGGAAAAATCCAGATTTGAGCGGCAGATTAAATTTAATTAATATCGAACCATGGCAAGAAGATGAGTTAAAGGAAATTGCGATTACTGGTTTTGAGCAGCTTGGCATCAAAATAAGTGATGAATTGGCTTCAAAAATGGCTTTAGAAAGCCTTACATCTCCACAGTTAATGCAGTCAATTTGTTTGAATTTGTCGCTTATTTTAAATATTGATGAAGATGAAAGTATAAAGGAAATAAATGACGAAAAAAAATTGGAAGAAAGTTATCGGTTCACTACTATTAACTTACCGTATCAAGAAGTGGTTAAAAAGTTAATGGCCGGTCCATCCACAAGGGGGCAAGAAAGAAAAAAATATCAATTAAAAAATGGAGAAAAAGCGGATATTTATCATATTTTATTAAAAGCAATTGCTCAAAATCCACCTGTTGTTAGCCTGTCAGTGGACGAAATGAAAGAGAGAATCGATCAGCTGCTAGTAATTAATTCAAAGGAAAAAATCGAGAAGAACAAGATTAGAGATTCTCTTCAAAAATTGCATGATATCATGTTTTCTAGTGAGCCTATTTATCAAGTCTTTGAATGGAAAGATAATCAAATATTCATTCTAGATCCCCTGTTCCTGTTCTTTTTAAGATGGGGTACTTATTGA
- a CDS encoding transposase, with product MLAMSDINCIKHLRNNKGLSISEIQRTMGINWRTAKKYADEDQLPKQKSFKKKGMMYEEKWGVIVSDWLFEDLKLRKKLRRTKKQIFEELKEMGFQGSYRTVCYFISEWMNTHQEEKDKGYERLEHPPGEAQVDFGVMEAVQDGEMVDIHALVMTFPHSNAGFAVPLPAENQECFLHWSQYSF from the coding sequence ATGCTAGCAATGTCTGATATTAATTGTATCAAACATTTAAGAAATAACAAAGGTTTATCTATTTCAGAAATACAAAGAACAATGGGAATTAATTGGCGAACAGCTAAGAAGTATGCGGATGAAGATCAACTCCCTAAACAGAAATCATTTAAAAAGAAAGGGATGATGTATGAGGAAAAGTGGGGAGTAATTGTTTCAGATTGGCTTTTTGAGGATTTAAAGTTAAGGAAAAAATTAAGAAGAACAAAGAAACAAATATTTGAAGAACTAAAGGAAATGGGTTTCCAAGGTTCTTATCGTACTGTTTGTTACTTTATCTCTGAATGGATGAATACTCACCAAGAAGAAAAGGATAAAGGGTATGAAAGATTAGAACATCCTCCGGGTGAAGCTCAAGTAGACTTTGGAGTAATGGAAGCTGTACAAGATGGAGAAATGGTGGATATTCATGCTTTAGTTATGACGTTTCCTCATAGTAATGCTGGATTTGCAGTACCGTTACCAGCTGAAAATCAAGAATGCTTCTTACATTGGTCTCAATATTCTTTTTAA
- a CDS encoding ABC transporter ATP-binding protein: protein MTNPLVKLENVGIQFGGLKAVQKVNMYINKGELVGLIGPNGAGKTTTFNMLTGVYTPTEGEITFDGKSIKGFKPYQVTQSGISRTFQNIRLFKELTVLDNVKIANHHLANHSILSSIFRMPSHFKGESKMEQESIEFLKIFGLDVYKDELAKNLPYGMQRRLEIARALAAGPKLLLLDEPAAGMNPQETQDLMELIALIRKEFDLTILLIEHDMSLVMGICERIYVLDHGQLIAEGTPEEIRNNPKVIEAYLGEEVVK from the coding sequence ATGACTAATCCTCTTGTAAAGCTTGAGAACGTTGGGATTCAATTTGGCGGATTAAAAGCGGTACAAAAAGTAAATATGTATATCAATAAAGGGGAGCTCGTTGGCCTTATTGGACCGAATGGGGCCGGAAAAACAACAACTTTTAATATGTTAACCGGCGTATATACTCCTACAGAAGGCGAAATTACTTTTGACGGCAAAAGCATTAAAGGTTTTAAACCATATCAAGTTACTCAAAGCGGAATCAGCCGTACATTCCAAAATATTCGCCTCTTTAAAGAATTAACGGTATTAGACAACGTTAAAATTGCAAACCACCACCTTGCAAACCATTCAATCCTTTCTTCCATTTTCCGAATGCCAAGCCATTTTAAAGGTGAATCAAAAATGGAGCAGGAATCGATTGAGTTTTTAAAGATTTTTGGACTTGATGTCTACAAAGATGAATTAGCCAAAAACTTGCCTTACGGAATGCAACGGCGTCTTGAAATTGCCCGCGCGCTCGCTGCTGGTCCAAAACTTTTGCTCTTGGACGAACCGGCAGCAGGTATGAACCCGCAAGAAACGCAAGATTTGATGGAATTAATTGCCTTAATTCGAAAAGAATTTGACTTAACTATTCTTTTAATTGAACACGACATGAGTTTAGTCATGGGGATTTGCGAACGAATTTATGTGTTGGACCATGGTCAATTGATTGCTGAAGGAACACCGGAAGAAATACGTAACAATCCAAAAGTAATAGAAGCTTACCTTGGCGAGGAGGTTGTGAAATAA